The genomic segment GTGACCCGGTCGACCCCGGCCGCCACCCAGCCGTCCCCGGCCACGGTGACCGAGCCGGTCGGCGCTGCCGCCTCCGCCGAGGAGGCGAGCGACGTCGAGCCGGCCGGCGCGGGCGCGCCGGAGGCGGCCAAGAAGGCCCCGGCGAAGCGGGCGAAGAAGGCCGCCGCGAAGAAGCCGGCCGCGAAGGCGGCGAAGCCCGCCGACGAACCGGCCACCGACGAGGCTCCGGACGAGGTCGACCTCGCCGCCGAGGAGCCGCCGGCGCCGGCGAAGAAGACCGCTCGGGCCAAGACCGCCAAGAAGACTGCCGCGAAGAAGACCGCGCGCGGCAAGAAGGGCGACGGTGACGGCGAGCAGTCCGACGACTTCGACTGGGACGACGAGGACTCCGAGGCGCTGCGGCAGGCCCGCAAGGACGCCGAGCTGACCACCTCCGCCGACTCGGTCCGGGCGTACCTGAAGCAGATCGGTCGGGTGCCGCTGCTCAACGCCGAGCAGGAGGTCGACCTCGCCAAGCGGATCGAGGCCGGGCTGTACGCGGCGGAGCTGCTCCGGCAGAAGGAGGAGTCCGGCGAGGAGGTCACGATCGAGCTGCGGCGCGAGCTGAAGCAGATCGAGCGGGACGGCATCCGCGCCAAGGACCACCTGTTGGAGGCGAACCTGCGGCTGGTGGTGTCGATCGCCAAGCGCTACACCGGCCGCGGGATGGCCTTCCTGGACCTGATTCAGGACGGCAACCTCGGCCTGGTGCGCGCGGTGGAGAAGTTCGACTACACCAAGGGCTTCAAGTTCTCGACCTACGCGACCTGGTGGATCCGGCAGGCGATCACCCGGGCGATGGCCGACCAGGCGCGCACGATCCGCATCCCGGTGCACATGGTCGAGGTGATCAACAAGCTGGGTCGCCTGCAGCGCGAGCTGCTCCAGTCGATGGGCCGCGAGCCCACCCCGGAGGAGCTGGCCAAGGAAATGGACATCACCCCAGAAAAGGTGATGGAGATCCAGCAGTACGCGCGGGAGCCGATCTCGCTCGACCAGACCATCGGCGACGAGGGCGACAGCCAGCTCGGTGACTTCATCGAGGACTCCGAGGCGGTGTCGGCGGTCGAGGCGGTGTCGTTCTCGCTGTTCCAGAACGAGCTGCAGCAGGTGCTCGGCACCCTGTCGGAGCGGGAGGCCGGCGTGGTCCGGCTGCGGTTCGGACTGACCGACGGCCAGCCGCGCACCCTGGACGAGATCGGCCAGGCGTTCGGCGTGACCCGGGAACGGATCCGCCAGATCGAGTCCAAGACGATGTCCAAGCTGCGCCATCCGTCCCGCTCGCAGCTGCTGCGCGACTACCTCGAATAGGTCGCACCCGACACGCGAGGGTGGCGCCCGGCCGGCCGGTCGGGCGCCATCGTCGTCTCCGGCGGGGCCCGTCGGGCTCGCTGGCAGCGCCGGACTCGTCAGTCGGCGAGCGCGCGGGTGAGCAGGTGCGCGCTGCGCATCCGGCCATCGGCGGTGAACCGGCCGAAGAAGCACACGTCGATGGCCAGGTCACGGCCGCGCTGCCGGGCGTGCAGCGTGTACCGCGCGGCAAGCAGGTCGCCGTCGGCGACCGCGTCGTGCACCTCGATCCGGATGCTCGGCCGGTTCTTACGCACCGGGCGGGTGTGCGCGATCAGCTTGTCCCGGTCGATCACGTTGCCGTCGGCGACCTGCACGACGTCCGCGGTGTGGTACCGATCGACGATCAGTGCCGGGTCGGTGTCGTCGCGCAGCAGATCGGCGGTGAACGAGGTGAAGAAGTCGGCGATGAACCGCGCCGGCTCGGTGTCGGTCAACGAACGCATGGCGTACCGCCCAGTCTCACGATCCGGTATTATCTCTTACATGTTGTAAGATATATTCCCGGGTTCAATTTTGACAAGGTGTAAGAGATGAACGCACCTGTGCCCCGCCCCGCCACCGACCCGGTGCCACCGGGACGCCGGCGCGACACGCCCGCGCCGGCCGATGTGCGCGGAGCCGACACGACCCGGCGCCGCGCCGACGCCCGCAAGAGCCGCGCCGCGATCCTCGCCGCCGCGGCAGAGGTGCTCGACGCCACCCCGGACGCCGGCCTGGCCGCGGTCGCCCGCGCCGCCGGCGTCACCCGACAGACGATCTACGCCCACTTCGCCTCCCGGGAACGGCTGCTCGCCGCCGTCGTCGAGCAGCTCACCGAGCAGGCCGCCGCCGCGATGGACGCCGTCGACCTCGACTCCGGTACCGCCGGCGATGCGCTGCTGCGGCTGCTCGCCGCCGGCCAGCAGACCACCGGCCGCTACCCGGCGCTGCTCCAGCAGATCGCCGCCGAGCCGGTCGGCGCGGAGGCCGACCGGCAACGGCACGCGCCGGTCGCGGACCGGATCGAACGGGTGATCCGCCGCGGCCAGCGCACCGGCGAGTTCGACGATCGGCTGCCGGCCGGCTGGCTCGCCAGTGCCGTCATCGCGCTCGCCCACGCCGCCGCCGAGCACCGGCCCGGCATCGGCGCCGACGGGCTGCGCCGCACCCTCCTGAACACCCTGACTCCGCACCCGGACCCCGTCGAACGGGGTTGATCTGGAGCGCGGTCCAGGCCGTAGCGTCCGGCACATGGACCTTCGCTTCCTCGGCCGCACCGGGCTCCAGGTCAGTGAGCTGTGCCTGGGCACGATGATGTTCGGCGACCGCGCCGACGAGCAGACCAGCCACCGCATCCTCGACGAGTACACCGCCGCCGGCGGCACCTTCGTCGACACCGCCGACGTGTACGCCTCGGGCCGCGCCGAACAGATCCTGGGCCGCTGGCTCGCCGGCCGGGACCGCGACGACCTGGTCATCGCGACCAAGGTGTACGGCGAGAAAGCGCCCGGCGAGCCGGTGCGGGGCGCCGGCCGCAAACACGTGCTGCACGCGGTCGAGGACAGCCTGCGCCGGCTGCGCACCGACTACCTCGAC from the Actinocatenispora thailandica genome contains:
- a CDS encoding RNA polymerase sigma factor is translated as MSEAASSAGSDVRAVTDSLVAQADSSGHLTSADVARVLAAAEVTPAQGRKILKALAQAGVTVVVDGSAGTAKRRRATPTRPATTGKAASSTRPAVTRSTPAATQPSPATVTEPVGAAASAEEASDVEPAGAGAPEAAKKAPAKRAKKAAAKKPAAKAAKPADEPATDEAPDEVDLAAEEPPAPAKKTARAKTAKKTAAKKTARGKKGDGDGEQSDDFDWDDEDSEALRQARKDAELTTSADSVRAYLKQIGRVPLLNAEQEVDLAKRIEAGLYAAELLRQKEESGEEVTIELRRELKQIERDGIRAKDHLLEANLRLVVSIAKRYTGRGMAFLDLIQDGNLGLVRAVEKFDYTKGFKFSTYATWWIRQAITRAMADQARTIRIPVHMVEVINKLGRLQRELLQSMGREPTPEELAKEMDITPEKVMEIQQYAREPISLDQTIGDEGDSQLGDFIEDSEAVSAVEAVSFSLFQNELQQVLGTLSEREAGVVRLRFGLTDGQPRTLDEIGQAFGVTRERIRQIESKTMSKLRHPSRSQLLRDYLE
- a CDS encoding nuclear transport factor 2 family protein; the encoded protein is MRSLTDTEPARFIADFFTSFTADLLRDDTDPALIVDRYHTADVVQVADGNVIDRDKLIAHTRPVRKNRPSIRIEVHDAVADGDLLAARYTLHARQRGRDLAIDVCFFGRFTADGRMRSAHLLTRALAD
- a CDS encoding TetR/AcrR family transcriptional regulator, translating into MNAPVPRPATDPVPPGRRRDTPAPADVRGADTTRRRADARKSRAAILAAAAEVLDATPDAGLAAVARAAGVTRQTIYAHFASRERLLAAVVEQLTEQAAAAMDAVDLDSGTAGDALLRLLAAGQQTTGRYPALLQQIAAEPVGAEADRQRHAPVADRIERVIRRGQRTGEFDDRLPAGWLASAVIALAHAAAEHRPGIGADGLRRTLLNTLTPHPDPVERG